One window of the Labilibaculum sp. genome contains the following:
- a CDS encoding DUF819 family protein, producing the protein MQSLISPESNLTLFFVIAGAAAFGLYSEHKKWFGKLSGILVTMISMSLLAMAGVVPVASNPTIKVDVYDMVFSYFIPISIPMLLFSSNILKIVKESGKLLVAYILGAIGIVLGCFIAFWLIDLGSDSGNTAGVIAATLIGGSVNFIAAAEILNFSTNPLFTATIAVDNFVSNLYTLFLFLTPSLLFLSRFFVKPKKENEVEDASKSEKTQFPMSLERIAVSVFIAALIAGLGNLLSPYLQDLLHTKLNLSILVITVLAVLAANLFPKRLKPLEDTAFSLGLWMMYIFLAVIGAATNMTQIFSIGPAVLGFYLTIMIFHFLFMLALAKLFKLDVYEVVISSAANIMGPSVAAPMAASMGQKKLVTPGILVGILGYIIGTFIGVSIALYLS; encoded by the coding sequence ATGCAATCACTAATATCTCCCGAAAGCAATTTAACCTTGTTTTTCGTGATAGCCGGAGCTGCTGCTTTTGGTCTCTATTCCGAACACAAAAAATGGTTTGGTAAACTATCCGGAATTTTGGTTACCATGATTTCCATGTCGTTGCTTGCAATGGCTGGCGTGGTGCCGGTAGCATCAAACCCAACCATTAAAGTAGATGTATACGATATGGTATTCTCCTATTTTATCCCTATTTCTATTCCCATGCTGCTGTTCAGTTCCAACATCCTTAAAATTGTAAAAGAAAGTGGGAAGCTACTGGTTGCCTATATTTTGGGTGCTATTGGAATTGTTCTGGGTTGTTTTATTGCATTTTGGTTAATTGATTTAGGTTCGGATTCAGGAAATACAGCAGGTGTAATTGCTGCCACACTTATTGGTGGAAGTGTTAATTTTATTGCTGCTGCCGAGATCTTAAATTTCAGTACCAATCCCTTATTTACGGCAACCATTGCTGTTGATAATTTTGTATCGAATTTGTATACACTCTTCCTGTTCCTAACTCCTTCCCTTTTGTTCTTATCCCGTTTTTTTGTAAAACCAAAGAAAGAAAATGAAGTAGAAGACGCTTCAAAATCCGAAAAAACACAATTCCCGATGAGTTTGGAACGGATAGCCGTTTCTGTTTTTATTGCAGCATTAATTGCAGGACTGGGAAACCTTCTGTCTCCCTATCTTCAAGACTTACTGCACACCAAACTAAACCTTAGCATATTGGTGATTACAGTTTTAGCAGTGCTTGCAGCCAATCTATTCCCCAAAAGACTAAAACCATTGGAAGACACAGCCTTCTCGCTTGGTTTGTGGATGATGTACATCTTTTTGGCGGTGATTGGTGCAGCCACCAACATGACACAGATATTTAGCATTGGCCCTGCTGTACTGGGATTTTACCTAACCATTATGATCTTTCATTTCCTGTTTATGCTCGCTTTGGCCAAACTCTTTAAACTGGATGTTTACGAGGTAGTAATTTCATCGGCAGCAAACATTATGGGACCATCGGTTGCGGCTCCAATGGCTGCTTCAATGGGACAAAAGAAGCTCGTAACACCCGGAATTCTGGTTGGTATTTTGGGTTACATCATCGGTACCTTTATTGGTGTTTCCATTGCCTTGTATTTAAGCTAG
- a CDS encoding DEAD/DEAH box helicase, with product MKFSQYSFSPDIKRNLDGLGFNRPTDIQFKAIPPIVRGEDVLAIAQTGTGKTAAFAIPIIDKLHKAKNNKSSNGIKCVVMVPTRELAIQITEVFQKIGKHTKVTSFCVFGGVEQAPQIASLQVGIDVLITTPGRMFDLTSQGFIQLDKVETLVLDEADHMLDLGFIKDIQDLIRFLPKNRQTLFFSATITPKIKKLAYSLVRSAIRIQISPKDPVSKNVEHGVAFVKMDDKRFFLERMIKEHQESKILVFVRTKVRAERVHKAMERVGIETQTIHGDREQDDRLIALNAFKTGKVKILIATDVSARGIDIPNVDYVVNYDMPDVAENYVHRVGRTGRGVQKGLAISFCDPTDEKQLLAEIEEFTGTEIQVMDISKGEYTATIDFSEDYSKSLKELMDEAEDFLQNPKKKSVKKKTPAKKAAKKKKK from the coding sequence ATGAAATTTAGTCAATATAGTTTTTCCCCCGATATTAAAAGAAATTTAGACGGTTTGGGTTTTAACAGACCAACCGACATTCAATTCAAAGCCATTCCTCCAATTGTGCGGGGAGAAGATGTGCTTGCCATTGCACAAACCGGAACAGGAAAAACAGCGGCATTTGCGATTCCTATTATCGATAAACTGCACAAAGCTAAGAATAACAAAAGCAGTAACGGCATTAAATGTGTCGTAATGGTTCCTACCCGCGAGCTGGCCATTCAAATTACCGAAGTTTTTCAAAAAATTGGAAAACATACCAAAGTAACCAGTTTTTGTGTGTTCGGAGGTGTTGAACAAGCTCCTCAGATTGCAAGTTTACAAGTTGGAATAGACGTATTAATTACAACACCCGGCAGAATGTTCGATTTAACCAGTCAGGGTTTTATTCAGCTTGATAAAGTAGAAACCCTGGTTTTGGATGAAGCCGATCACATGTTGGATTTGGGTTTTATAAAAGACATACAGGATTTGATTCGTTTTCTTCCAAAGAATCGTCAAACCTTGTTTTTTTCAGCGACAATCACGCCCAAAATTAAAAAGCTGGCCTATTCTCTGGTTCGAAGTGCAATTCGTATTCAGATATCACCTAAAGATCCTGTATCCAAGAACGTAGAGCATGGAGTTGCCTTTGTGAAAATGGATGATAAGCGTTTCTTTTTGGAACGAATGATTAAAGAACATCAGGAAAGCAAAATACTTGTTTTTGTGCGAACCAAAGTAAGAGCGGAACGTGTTCACAAAGCCATGGAACGTGTAGGAATAGAAACACAAACCATTCATGGAGACCGCGAACAGGATGATCGTTTGATTGCCTTAAATGCTTTTAAAACAGGAAAAGTAAAAATCTTGATCGCAACAGATGTAAGTGCCCGCGGTATCGACATTCCTAATGTTGATTATGTGGTAAATTATGACATGCCCGATGTCGCCGAAAATTACGTTCACCGTGTGGGTAGAACCGGACGTGGTGTTCAAAAAGGTTTGGCCATTTCTTTCTGCGACCCAACAGATGAAAAACAATTATTAGCTGAAATAGAAGAGTTCACCGGCACCGAAATTCAGGTAATGGACATATCGAAAGGAGAATACACTGCAACTATCGATTTTTCTGAAGATTACTCGAAAAGCTTAAAAGAACTAATGGACGAAGCAGAAGATTTTCTGCAAAATCCGAAAAAGAAAAGTGTGAAAAAGAAAACTCCTGCGAAAAAGGCAGCGAAAAAGAAAAAAAAGTAA
- a CDS encoding FecR domain-containing protein, with protein MKQNNQHIDEQLLKAILEETSSDQDKQEFQKWMQADSANKATFLTIQKIWNSSKEIEVFQKIDEAADWKIIKAKSGKTVQLKKVNLFMRYAATVLVLLSLSLVYLYQTTPGFGKYAQCKSLQSKNQIVLADGTEVFLNKESKIIYPKYFNSKVRNIEMEGEAYFQVKPDPAKPFIINSGDAIIEVLGTSFNVKNKLDGTTVVSVNSGKVSLKNRKTQETVYLTKGEKGVIQKRKVSESKNEELNFNSWKTDVLTFKNTPMANVFDDLENYYGVKITNRCARLDTLTYTNSFSNATINKVIDELELLLKVHITQKGNHLTISDGKN; from the coding sequence ATGAAACAGAACAATCAACATATCGACGAACAGCTTTTAAAAGCCATTTTAGAGGAAACTTCTTCTGATCAGGACAAGCAGGAATTCCAGAAGTGGATGCAAGCTGATTCTGCAAACAAAGCTACCTTTCTTACAATCCAGAAAATCTGGAATTCGAGCAAAGAAATTGAAGTGTTCCAAAAAATTGATGAAGCCGCTGATTGGAAAATCATAAAAGCAAAATCAGGAAAAACAGTTCAACTGAAAAAAGTAAACCTGTTTATGAGGTATGCGGCCACTGTTCTTGTTTTGCTCTCGCTTAGTTTGGTTTACCTATATCAGACAACACCAGGATTTGGTAAATACGCGCAATGCAAAAGCCTGCAAAGCAAAAATCAAATTGTGTTGGCTGACGGAACAGAGGTCTTCTTAAACAAGGAAAGTAAAATTATTTATCCTAAATATTTCAATTCAAAAGTACGAAATATTGAGATGGAAGGGGAAGCTTACTTTCAGGTAAAGCCAGATCCTGCCAAACCATTTATAATTAATTCCGGAGATGCAATTATTGAAGTTTTGGGTACCAGCTTCAATGTTAAAAATAAATTGGACGGAACAACTGTTGTAAGCGTAAACTCCGGCAAAGTTAGTTTGAAAAATCGAAAAACTCAGGAAACAGTTTACCTAACTAAAGGAGAAAAAGGAGTGATTCAAAAACGAAAAGTAAGCGAATCGAAAAACGAAGAATTAAACTTCAACTCTTGGAAAACCGATGTACTTACATTCAAGAACACGCCGATGGCAAATGTTTTCGATGATCTTGAGAATTATTACGGTGTAAAAATTACAAACAGGTGTGCCAGACTGGATACTCTTACCTACACCAATTCATTTTCGAATGCAACTATCAACAAAGTAATTGATGAATTGGAACTTCTTTTAAAAGTTCATATTACACAAAAAGGAAATCATTTGACCATTTCTGATGGTAAAAACTAA
- a CDS encoding FecR family protein — protein MKEKTSHKIEWEIISKYLSGEMSAEEKLAFEKLIDTNPEYAEIVSASDKDLNLIQEVNEIQQQFNVDLAWSAVKSNLSDLKKANTIKVVPLFSIQNTKKLMQIAVMLIIAIGLGFASYHVYNNKFAPYQSISSQLNESGKSITLADGSVVTLNGKSELVYQRSFAGKERRVKLTGEAFFSIAKNPAKPFIISVSNAEIKVLGTSFNVNASNKHVEVLVESGKVQFSLAKEPDKKIILEKGDFGVLQEDFLEKRTQNDENYLSWKTQLMVFKAMSLQDVAKVINRTYQVNIEFNDTAIQHLPITTSFNKTPLNDVLENLCRPHNLTYEKNGSQITIKKN, from the coding sequence ATGAAAGAAAAAACATCACATAAAATAGAGTGGGAAATCATTTCGAAATACCTTAGTGGAGAGATGAGTGCAGAGGAAAAATTGGCATTTGAAAAGTTGATTGACACCAATCCTGAGTATGCAGAAATTGTTTCGGCATCCGATAAAGATTTGAATCTTATTCAGGAAGTAAACGAAATTCAACAACAATTTAATGTTGATTTGGCATGGTCGGCGGTAAAATCCAATTTAAGCGATCTAAAAAAGGCAAATACCATTAAGGTAGTTCCTTTATTTTCAATCCAAAACACCAAAAAACTTATGCAGATTGCAGTCATGTTAATTATTGCCATTGGCCTTGGATTTGCATCATATCATGTTTACAATAACAAATTTGCTCCTTACCAAAGTATTTCATCACAATTAAATGAAAGTGGTAAATCCATTACATTGGCTGATGGTTCTGTCGTAACACTTAATGGCAAATCGGAATTGGTTTACCAGAGATCATTTGCAGGAAAAGAAAGAAGGGTAAAGTTAACCGGAGAAGCTTTTTTCTCAATCGCTAAAAATCCCGCTAAACCATTCATTATTTCGGTGAGCAACGCTGAAATTAAGGTTTTAGGTACCTCATTCAACGTGAATGCCTCCAACAAGCACGTTGAAGTTTTGGTTGAATCGGGTAAGGTTCAATTCTCGCTTGCAAAAGAACCGGACAAAAAAATTATTCTTGAAAAGGGCGATTTTGGAGTTTTGCAGGAAGATTTTCTGGAAAAAAGAACACAGAACGATGAAAACTATCTTTCCTGGAAAACTCAGTTGATGGTTTTTAAAGCGATGAGTTTACAGGATGTAGCTAAGGTTATTAACCGAACCTATCAGGTTAACATTGAATTTAACGACACTGCAATTCAGCATTTACCGATCACAACATCATTCAATAAAACACCTCTTAATGATGTTCTGGAAAACTTATGCAGACCACATAACCTGACTTACGAGAAGAATGGTTCTCAAATTACAATTAAAAAGAACTGA
- a CDS encoding DUF3575 domain-containing protein, producing MRNKIVLFAFIMLAGISFTKAQNTVIKANLLSPLVRTGSFFAEHKLNDNSSIQLGLLYTGNSWDDTKVRGWGITPEYRFYLSDSPAPKGFFVAPYARYLHYNLENEANDEATLNGLGAGLIIGQQYIFKKRVSFEWFFGPGYTSIDVDAKSGVEDDFDTDTWDGFTLRAGLTLGIAF from the coding sequence ATGAGAAACAAAATCGTATTGTTCGCTTTTATCATGCTTGCCGGCATAAGCTTTACAAAAGCACAGAACACAGTAATTAAAGCCAATTTACTAAGTCCGTTGGTGCGAACAGGATCATTTTTTGCAGAGCATAAGCTGAACGACAACAGCAGTATCCAATTGGGACTTTTGTACACAGGCAATTCCTGGGACGACACCAAAGTAAGAGGTTGGGGTATTACTCCTGAATACCGGTTTTATCTTTCAGATTCACCGGCACCAAAGGGATTTTTTGTAGCTCCTTACGCCCGTTATCTGCATTATAATTTGGAGAATGAAGCAAATGATGAAGCCACCTTAAATGGATTGGGAGCCGGTTTAATTATTGGTCAGCAGTATATTTTTAAGAAAAGAGTAAGCTTCGAATGGTTTTTTGGTCCAGGCTATACAAGCATTGATGTAGATGCAAAATCCGGAGTCGAAGATGATTTCGATACCGACACCTGGGATGGCTTTACATTAAGAGCAGGACTGACACTAGGAATTGCTTTCTAG
- a CDS encoding carboxypeptidase-like regulatory domain-containing protein: MKSRKTYQNLVQSIILNALLVLIVCSSHTSNAQNSLLQNKISIDITELSINDALDSIAAKNNCYFTYNSDLFANQKKLNLKADEVEFEILLRKIVQDTSLTFQVVNRHIIIVPTKYKTDKPLTSSIIPYISYRNISGKVTNQSAKIPLPYASIGIRGKHIGTISNQDGEFALTLSSENSKDTLIVSYVGFKNFEIPVSDISNKQLQIKLKEDFISLQEVVIRNNDPKSILKAAVNKIEINYPKNASNLTSFYRESVHKNSKYMIYLESVLEIYKNPYSENNLTDKVKVFKSRKIYDVSRLDTISFRLKGGIQGCLMLDIVKNRPEFLDPEFIDLYSYRLSDISTFNNKSVYVIDFEPKPFMSTPLLEGKLIIETGSLAIIGAEFGYNQDRLPELTNRFISKGNPKIKVRPTQVLYSVNYRNIDGKYFLNHTLGNLKFKVKNKRKLFSQTFSTTFEMATTKLDTINVRKFKHRETIAPTTILSTEKLSYDPKFWGNQTFIKPEDNIKEAIKRISSSMQQVAMDTSNAE; this comes from the coding sequence ATGAAAAGCAGAAAAACATATCAAAATTTAGTACAAAGCATCATTTTAAATGCTCTGCTTGTACTTATCGTATGTTCTTCTCATACTTCCAATGCACAGAATTCACTCTTGCAGAATAAGATATCTATTGATATTACAGAACTAAGCATTAATGATGCATTGGATTCTATTGCCGCAAAAAACAACTGCTATTTCACCTACAATTCTGATTTATTTGCAAATCAAAAGAAGCTAAACCTTAAGGCTGATGAAGTTGAATTTGAAATTTTGCTGAGGAAAATAGTGCAGGATACAAGCCTTACGTTTCAAGTAGTAAACAGACATATCATTATTGTTCCCACAAAATACAAAACAGATAAACCCCTTACTTCGAGCATCATTCCTTACATTTCGTACCGAAACATTAGTGGCAAAGTAACGAATCAATCAGCTAAAATACCTCTGCCATACGCGAGCATTGGGATTAGAGGCAAACATATTGGAACAATTAGCAATCAGGATGGGGAATTTGCCCTTACTCTTTCATCAGAAAATAGTAAAGACACACTTATTGTTTCCTATGTTGGATTTAAAAATTTCGAGATCCCTGTTTCCGATATCTCAAATAAGCAACTTCAAATTAAATTAAAAGAGGATTTCATTTCCCTTCAGGAGGTAGTAATCCGAAACAACGATCCTAAATCAATACTAAAAGCGGCCGTAAATAAAATAGAAATTAATTACCCAAAAAACGCTTCCAATCTCACCTCATTCTATCGGGAATCTGTGCATAAAAACAGTAAGTATATGATTTATCTCGAATCTGTTTTAGAAATTTATAAAAATCCTTACTCCGAAAACAATCTAACAGATAAAGTAAAAGTATTTAAGAGTCGCAAAATTTATGATGTATCCCGTCTGGATACCATATCATTTCGATTAAAAGGAGGTATTCAAGGTTGTTTGATGTTAGACATTGTAAAAAACCGCCCTGAATTTTTAGATCCTGAATTTATAGATTTATACAGCTACCGCTTATCCGATATCAGTACTTTCAACAACAAGTCTGTTTATGTTATTGATTTTGAACCCAAACCATTCATGAGCACGCCTCTTTTAGAAGGCAAACTCATTATTGAAACAGGAAGTTTAGCTATTATTGGTGCAGAATTTGGCTATAATCAAGATCGATTGCCCGAACTAACCAACCGATTTATTAGTAAGGGGAATCCCAAAATAAAAGTAAGACCAACACAGGTTCTATATTCTGTAAACTATCGAAATATAGATGGAAAGTATTTTTTGAATCACACGCTTGGGAATTTAAAATTTAAAGTGAAAAATAAAAGAAAATTGTTTTCACAGACCTTCTCTACAACTTTCGAAATGGCAACAACGAAATTGGACACCATCAATGTCCGGAAATTTAAGCATCGCGAAACAATTGCGCCAACAACAATTCTTTCAACTGAAAAACTAAGTTACGATCCCAAATTCTGGGGTAACCAGACATTTATTAAGCCCGAAGACAATATTAAAGAAGCCATTAAAAGAATCAGCAGCAGCATGCAGCAGGTTGCAATGGATACAAGCAATGCTGAATAG
- a CDS encoding DUF5655 domain-containing protein: MSPAISELFEILLSYMLTFKNLKIIYLKTCVQFKIGATFLSVYTKKNHLILEFQLQREEDQFPIYLCKRISKNRVLHRLAIGELSEFDQQLKNWLQEAYETIRK, translated from the coding sequence ATGAGTCCAGCTATTTCAGAATTATTTGAAATACTTCTATCCTACATGTTAACATTCAAGAACCTTAAAATTATTTATTTAAAGACCTGTGTTCAATTTAAGATCGGAGCAACTTTTTTATCTGTTTACACAAAAAAGAATCATCTGATATTGGAGTTTCAATTGCAAAGGGAAGAAGATCAATTTCCAATTTACCTGTGCAAACGAATATCTAAAAACCGGGTACTTCACCGCCTTGCTATTGGGGAGTTATCTGAATTTGATCAGCAATTAAAAAACTGGCTGCAGGAAGCTTATGAAACAATCAGGAAATAA
- a CDS encoding lysylphosphatidylglycerol synthase transmembrane domain-containing protein, with amino-acid sequence MGSRIKKIIQNSIGIIIGSVFLFLTLREKPMAPVWESLANADYFFILLSFVCLFIVFYLRALRWKLLIEESGEKPKSDKVLTSVLLGYFVNSFTPKFGEIIRCTSLQKTTNVPVSVSMGSVMAERAYDLLILGLGVFAVFWIELDRLQGIMDSTIGGISHIYGYRYLYVIPIAILVLFILFLVSLRRIKKSERRPIKKIVTFLQSMFLSLKQGLLLKKRFQFIVLTLLIWTMLVVLNYIYLLCLPETSSYSMSFAIVILFIGGIGWALPSPGGIGTTHFLLLQLFLAFQLDPNAGISFGILSNGLTFIGTIVIGGYGYFRYWTETRILEKTAKA; translated from the coding sequence ATGGGAAGTCGAATAAAAAAAATAATACAAAATTCAATTGGAATAATAATTGGTTCCGTATTCTTGTTTCTCACCTTACGTGAAAAACCAATGGCTCCGGTTTGGGAAAGCCTGGCCAATGCTGACTATTTTTTTATACTGCTTAGCTTCGTATGTTTATTCATCGTTTTTTACCTAAGAGCCTTACGTTGGAAGTTGCTAATTGAAGAATCCGGCGAAAAACCAAAATCTGATAAAGTCCTAACCTCCGTCCTACTCGGCTATTTTGTGAATAGCTTTACTCCAAAATTCGGAGAAATAATTCGTTGTACATCTCTTCAAAAAACAACAAATGTTCCGGTATCTGTATCCATGGGAAGCGTTATGGCCGAGCGGGCTTACGATTTACTGATTTTGGGTCTTGGTGTGTTTGCTGTATTTTGGATTGAACTGGATCGTTTACAGGGAATTATGGACTCTACTATTGGTGGAATTTCTCATATTTACGGCTACCGCTATTTGTATGTAATTCCAATTGCCATACTTGTTCTTTTTATCCTTTTCCTGGTTAGCTTACGCAGAATAAAAAAATCAGAGCGTCGTCCAATAAAAAAAATAGTTACATTCTTACAAAGCATGTTTCTATCGCTTAAGCAAGGCTTACTTCTTAAAAAGAGATTTCAGTTTATAGTTTTAACACTTTTAATTTGGACAATGCTTGTTGTCTTAAACTACATCTACCTGCTTTGTTTGCCTGAAACGTCAAGCTATTCAATGAGTTTTGCTATTGTGATTCTGTTTATTGGCGGCATTGGCTGGGCTTTGCCAAGTCCGGGAGGAATTGGAACCACTCATTTTCTACTTCTTCAATTATTCCTTGCCTTTCAGTTGGATCCGAATGCAGGAATCAGCTTCGGAATTCTTTCCAATGGATTAACTTTTATTGGTACTATTGTAATAGGAGGTTACGGCTATTTCAGATATTGGACAGAAACCAGAATACTGGAAAAAACAGCAAAAGCATAA
- a CDS encoding RNA polymerase sigma-70 factor: MEHALKTQQFENLTETRIEQLFKEHYSVLTAYANKFLSDLDDSREVVQDVFVHLFDNRETVNIHTSAKAHLFTSVRNACLNTIKQRKNHNTHHENIKYLSSGFSLQADKILEQTELEYALFKAIDELPEQCQRIFKLNRIDGFTNQEIADQLGISKRTVETQISKALKSLRITIGPMLASLLIIYLFNALK; the protein is encoded by the coding sequence ATGGAACACGCACTAAAAACCCAACAGTTCGAAAACCTGACGGAAACAAGAATAGAACAACTTTTTAAAGAGCACTATTCTGTTTTAACAGCCTATGCCAATAAATTCCTATCCGATTTAGATGATTCGAGGGAGGTTGTTCAAGATGTTTTTGTTCATCTCTTCGATAATCGTGAAACCGTAAATATACATACATCAGCCAAGGCACATTTGTTTACTTCGGTTCGAAATGCCTGCCTAAATACCATCAAACAAAGAAAAAACCATAACACTCATCATGAGAACATTAAATATTTAAGTTCTGGTTTTAGCTTGCAAGCTGATAAAATTTTAGAACAGACCGAATTGGAATATGCCCTTTTTAAAGCCATTGATGAATTGCCTGAACAATGTCAGCGAATATTTAAGCTGAACCGAATAGATGGTTTCACCAATCAGGAAATTGCAGATCAGTTAGGAATTTCGAAACGTACAGTCGAAACACAAATCTCGAAAGCTCTAAAAAGCTTACGGATAACAATTGGCCCGATGCTGGCATCACTCCTTATTATTTACCTATTCAACGCATTGAAATAA